The genomic DNA GCTCATTTTCTGAATGTGATGATGTACATTGATAGTCGGGCACCCTGTATGGAACTTACCCAACACAGGCCCCTTATGTGTGGTTATGATTGCCCGTTCTTGCAGCGGGTACAACAAGTCGTTCAACTCTTGGCCAGTATACGAAGGCATCTTCAAAATACAGGAATGTTGTGGTTGATATAATACTAATGCTGGAGAGAATgcttaaatttgatatattttaggATGATTAAACTATTAGAACGAAGGCTGTAATTTATAGGCAAATACTAGAATAAATGACATTACAACTTCctaaataaacattaatatgtCTTTATTGAGAAGGCAAACCATCTTTCACTTGGAGTAATGGATCATGGGAAGGCAAAGGGACACTTTAGGAATTGACATTATTTGTATTCCACAATTAACATACATCAAATATGAATTCAAAAGGAAATGATTGCAAACAAATCATAGCAATGTGGTGTTAGAAGACTTACTTTACCCTCAAATAACCTGCTGGGATCTGTGGCAAGGCATCAATCTCTCGCCTGAAAAATCCCATCAAGAATTAAGGTATAGGCCTTGTTCATATAACCTTTGTTCGTTTTGGGTTACTAAAAAGCGAGTTATTGGGGTAAATACACTTAaagggtataaatatatatttaaaaataaaaagtacaaGTTATTTTGGTTGAGGATTTGAATGATGTTATTGATGAGAGGATGTAAGATGAAattgtgggttatttgagattacttttaaataacccaaaacgAACAAGGCCATAATTTCGGATTAACttaatctttataaataaaagaccATCTTACTGGTCTCGTGAGGCAACTAAAGAGAACCAAATTGGACAGTTTGGTCTGTTTTCTTTAGCTCCCTTAATGCTAATCATAGATTGTCCTGAGGAGGAACTCAGTAGTCCACCAGATGCATTATTTCGATCATGCAATCTTTTGCGTTTAACAGGTCTTCCGTGAACTGGGTTTAATTCGTTGTTAATCTTGTTATCCAGCTGAGATTTAGATTTTTGCGGTTGTTCCTTTATTCTGGTCTTAGACAGACGTACATTGTCGTAGTCAGGAACATCAGGAAGCTCAAGTTTCCCTGAGAAAGGCGAATCTTGATGACACAATTTGGAAGGCTTGGTCCTGTTTGCGGCTTCAACCAGACAGTTCAATGGTTTCCATAAATCAACATTCCTTTCCCATGTCTGAACATCTTTAGCTACTTCTTTATTAAGTGTTTCTTCTTGTGGGGAAGGGTTTCCAGGAGAAGTGTTCttctaaacaaacaaacaaaccaaatTATTCATCCTATGAATAATAGTGAATCcgatgatgaaaaaaaaaacaaaaaagttgaAAATCTTTTCAATACCTGTAACTTATCAAGAAAATCTTCTGAAGGAGCAGATTCCTTAATAGAGGAGGATGGCCCACGAAAATTCATCTTTCTTAAGGCAGGTTTTGCTGTCCGGCCTGTGAAGACAATATGCATAGGAACTTTAGGAGTAGTTACAACCAACGATGACAAAGATCTCTCCTTTCTCTTGACTGGAGGTGAAACTGAAGAGGGTAAAACAACTTGAGGAGTCTTTGACTGTCTTCTTTTGTAAGGGAATATTTTAGCTCTTATATCCTGCAAACTATGGTCTGGTCtgcatattttcaaaattaatggaTATCAGAATAGATCACCTTTCCCTACATGTATTTGAAAAGAGACGGATTATATCAAAGCGATATATATATGCTTGTGTATAAAATGAATTGCCTGCAAATCTAACAATGAAAAGACATCCAATGAGAAAGCTTCTAGATTCCAACTAGGGATCTGATTACAAGGCCAGTGTCACATTTGGGCTGTTTTGGTTTAAAGGAAATTCATGTTGATAGTGATCCAGAAAAATCAACATTTGTTACGTTTGTAAAATGACACAATgatgtaaaatataatttgattgtgatctaaaaattaatttgatcatGATGAGAAAAAAgtctataccaaatgaagcaaaaaaatACAATCATCTAGAAATGAATTGTTTGTCAAATGAAGCAACAAGTATCACACTATAATCTCCCTCTTAGTTCATAAAGTAATTTCATCATGATCTAGTAACAATCTTAAACAGAACGAACAAAATCACTTTTGATTTTAAGTTTTGACGATTTTCAAATGAGATTGTGAAAAAACATTAGTTTCAGATAATCAATCTAAACATGCGTAAAAGCTGGAATGTCTCATTGAGAGAGAGATCACATGCCTGAGTTTATCCACGGGCACACAACCAAGATCAACATTGCATACTGGACAGGAATCCACATCTTCATCAGACAGTTTTTCATATATACATTTCCTGCAAACTGGTCAAAATCCACAACCCAAGTATTATTATAGAGTATCTTCAAAAGAAAAACTATAAGCTAGTTATTGGTTTACAAAgagtaatgatttttttaaataaaattaaacgcAGGCCATTTGGTACAAAGATGGTCATCCTGCTCACTGGACATTTGCCTCGAATATCTAATCTTTACTTCAAAGTATCCTCAATTTTCAGTGGGTCATGCCTCGATCTGTTGTGGAATTTTGGGCTCAAATGATAGGATGGTGTTTGGGCTTAATGGAAGATCATCACCCTCATTATGTGGTGCACGATATGAAAAGAGTTCAAGAAAATGACACTCCGTGGTAAGAGAGTGCTGAAAAAGAGGATCAAGGTCTTCTTCCTAAACACATTTGCTTCAATATAAAATGAAGAATTAGCACATAATGGGATTTCTTTGAATTGGATCGTAATCTAATTTTTACTCTTTGTTATTGTCTTTCCGTTTTCTGTTTTCCCTTTGACTGTAAGAATGATCACATCTCACGTTCATAAACTTTTCCAATACAAAGTTGACTCTCTTTTTTTCCGCTGCCCTTTTTACCAGTTTAGTAAATATCAGTTTCTCTTGTCTCAAAACTAGGCTCCTTCACCTCTCATCTACATTTCTTCTATAAATCTTCAGCTCTGATGCCACTGTTGTAACTTACCAGCCTAGAAATCTTGAAGTTTGAAGAAATGTGAAATGGAACTACAAATTACAGGCTCAGTCTTTGTCCTAAGAGAGAACTGGCTCTGAATCAGACAGACAACTCATATGAACTAGAAAAGATGAGCCAAGTAAAAGAGAAATGAGAAATGGATC from Impatiens glandulifera chromosome 9, dImpGla2.1, whole genome shotgun sequence includes the following:
- the LOC124914329 gene encoding E3 ubiquitin protein ligase DRIP2-like isoform X2, which gives rise to MMSGQLVKVRKEALAACMKCPLCNMLLREATTISLCLHTFCRKCIYEKLSDEDVDSCPVCNVDLGCVPVDKLRPDHSLQDIRAKIFPYKRRQSKTPQVVLPSSVSPPVKRKERSLSSLVVTTPKVPMHIVFTGRTAKPALRKMNFRGPSSSIKESAPSEDFLDKLQNTSPGNPSPQEETLNKEVAKDVQTWERNVDLWKPLNCLVEAANRTKPSKLCHQDSPFSGKLELPDVPDYDNVRLSKTRIKEQPQKSKSQLDNKINNELNPVHGRPVKRKRLHDRNNASGGLLSSSSGQSMISIKGAKENRPNCPIWFSLVASRDQREIDALPQIPAGYLRVKDGNLPVSFIQKYLMKKLDLTSEAEVEITCQGNRVLPTLQLQNVLDLWLQTPSATSRKVSASVGSSAKEFVMVLSYSRKLQTT
- the LOC124914329 gene encoding E3 ubiquitin protein ligase DRIP2-like isoform X1 encodes the protein MMSGQLVKVRKEALAACMKCPLCNMLLREATTISLCLHTFCRKCIYEKLSDEDVDSCPVCNVDLGCVPVDKLRPDHSLQDIRAKIFPYKRRQSKTPQVVLPSSVSPPVKRKERSLSSLVVTTPKVPMHIVFTGRTAKPALRKMNFRGPSSSIKESAPSEDFLDKLQKNTSPGNPSPQEETLNKEVAKDVQTWERNVDLWKPLNCLVEAANRTKPSKLCHQDSPFSGKLELPDVPDYDNVRLSKTRIKEQPQKSKSQLDNKINNELNPVHGRPVKRKRLHDRNNASGGLLSSSSGQSMISIKGAKENRPNCPIWFSLVASRDQREIDALPQIPAGYLRVKDGNLPVSFIQKYLMKKLDLTSEAEVEITCQGNRVLPTLQLQNVLDLWLQTPSATSRKVSASVGSSAKEFVMVLSYSRKLQTT